The DNA sequence CCCTGCCATGTCCACGTTCTACTTGAGAAAATAATAATGCTTTTATTTACGAGAAGGTTAACTACACCCGTAATTAGCACTGGATTTTTGTGCAAAGTTTTGTTGTTACGCGGCCTAGTCTTTGTATAAGCAAACTTTAGGTTTTATTGTCCGGCTTTATTGTATAATGTTTTACGAGTCACCTACAGTATCATACATGCATCGAATTATTGCAGTAAGACATGACTGAGATTCAATTCATGTTGCACGTCAGACCCTGGAAGTTGGACCTACAGGCCTCTTTATTCTTGATTAAGAGGTCCTCTAGGATAGGTGCATTTTGTGTTATGAAACTTGTTCGTTGAAATGCTCATTTtagtaaaatttaatatttttcaggCAGAACTTGCGGAGTGCTTAGAAAAGGACGGCTTCAAGTCTATTTATGAAGCAGTAGGAGCAGATTGCAGATAGTTGCAGATTACAGTTTTGGTATTTGTACAAGTTCAAACACAAGGGAACGGCCACGTACGCTGCCCCATGATAACTTATACGTTGATCTTTGCTCAATCGATGTGGTTTTCCGCTCTGGAAGGTTGCGTTAGAATGTACTCTAAAAGATAAGTTTTTACCAAAAGAAACTAGAATAGGTACTAGGTGGGGATGCTACTTAGCTTCTCTTGCAATATTATACATGGTTCTTGTTTTTCCTTCTCTCATTTGCAGACAATTTCGTGATGAGAAGTTAATGTAACTCGTAACCATTAATGATACAAGTTTTAATGGAAAATTTTCACTTTTGGTGTTCTATAATCACTTGTAAGAAAGCATGTTGATGCAGCTTGATGATCTTGCTTTTTGTGAGGAAGATACTTCCTTGTGTATTCGATCAAATTCTAGACGTCTTCTGAAAAACATGATGAGATGTTGACATCAACTTTTCGAAGTTACAATTTAGATCGCAATAGGGCATTATGGGGCGATGGGTGTGGTCTAAGTCGAATTCTATCCCATAATtgtaggtactgtttggggttgctgttgcagacagcaacagcagctttttgctgaaaagcaggtgaaaaactgtttggtaaatcgaaaagcagcttttctgaacagcagcttttagctgaaaagctgcggttagaaaaagcaggtcctcccatgcttttggaaaaagctgcttttcagcttttgcagaatgctgttacaaatttcattataaaacctcaccaaaaaacattattttttttatattataactcaaaataagtaaatatcaaaaaattaccaaacagttatctgatttctacaacagcacttttattttaccagcactttttctgacagcacagcaatttttaacagcactcccaaacagacccgtAGTCTTTTTTGCACATCAGCCATCTCCAGGTCATAACATAAGGGGCTCTGGATAATAAGCTTTACTCTGCATGTGCTGGTTTGTGCAGCAGACCCACAACCCATCCTACTTTCTCATAGCTTTTTTTAGATATTTAGAACACTAATATGACTTCTAAACATCATTTTAGAAATCGAGCATCGGAACTAATCAGTTAACCTACCGATTTAGGATTTATATAAGATTTATTGAAGATCTTTTTAGATAAATCGggaatttttaatcaaatcagaTTGTAATCGCCAACTCGGTGAATTCTTCTTTAAATTactcggggatttttagaacagtgTTTTTAAAGTATAATCTACATTTACTATGCAAACAAAGCTATGAATTTGTAGTGAATTATTGAGGGAACCAAGAAGATTGCATCTGTGATGATGAAATGATGTAGATGTACATTACAATCCAAATGGAGCCTAGTTtaagatttgatttttgaagGCAACATTCTTTCTGAAAAGATCACATCACATGCATGCTCTCATGACTTAACATTATCTGTTTATCAACACAAGTGAGGTTCAAGTAAGCTCACATGCATCCCATTCTATTCAGTGTGGATGAGTTTCAACTCATCCCTTCTCTGTTCAGCATGCTTTTATTTGCGACCATTGGTTAGGAACgtatttgttattaaaatttcaTGACTCAAACGGTACGACACAAACATAAATTTCATGACTCAAAAGACTGTAggaataattatatacatattttcttttttgatacTAGAATATCATGACTCAAAACACGGGTGACatgattttatcataaaaaattatatacatattttattattcgaGTCGTATAATATGAGATTCTAGCATTTGTGATTTCGATTGGTTTACTTAAATTTTGGCTCAATTTCCTCTTTTTTGTTTGGATCGAATACATACCATAATCATTGTAAAgagaaatttattttgtttgaaagtattttatttaagtttttgtctcaaaataactaaaataaatgtGAAATGACACGAAATAAGAGCGTTatctcaaatatttatatttatattaatattgaaatatcttcaattatatatttcaaaaccaAATTCTTCCAAATATCCAAATATATcgttcaaaatcaaaaatttcaaatcaaatataatagtAATAAGAAAACTTCCCACTAAAATATACGTCTAgcattacaaaaatatatatattgacaaaGTTTCCGATTAATCTTTAAGAATATCCCTCCTAATTACCGATTAATTACACTCCCATCTGATAAAAAATGTCCAATCTATCAAAAAAGTATTTAAAGAATTCCTGATAAATTCAACGAATTGGTCCctatttctattttaaaattatgtatataatacCAGGTAAGTAAATAAGGattttgtcaaaaaagaaaatacaatAGATTTGAAGCACTGTACTAGATTGCACAAAAGAGTGTGACAGAAGAGCATTTGCTTTTGTGATTCAGACACAGACAGACTTAAAACCAAACCTAAAGCTACTTCAGTTTCATCATTCAACTCAACTAATCTTTCACTGTACTttcctttttttctttctaGGGTTTCAGTTTGCTCAGCTCCTCTTCACTCTCTTTTTCAACTTGCATTGTGTTAAAAATCAATAACATATcattatatgtgtatatgattCATGGGTTTGTGTTAGAATTGAGATTGAGATCTGCTAGCTCGAGCAATTGCTGTTTgaagaaaatacaagttgaatGCTGAATGAGGTAGTATTTTATGTTTTGTGTTGATGATTTGATTTTGGAGATTGGTTTAAGATGTTGTTTTGAAAGTTAGTATCTTTTCGGTGAATCTACATTGTGAGTTTGAGTTTTAGACTAGAGAGTGGAGGTTCTTgaatttatgtgaaaatgtgATCTGTTTGGTATAAAGTTTTTTCCTTTTCGAGATGTTGATGAAGATTAGTGTTGGATAAGGAAGGATTAGTGTGTGTTTAGGTGTAATTGTTGGTTTCTGGGTTGTTAAGTTGGGTACATTGCTTGTAGTCATAGACATTGTTGCGACAATGTTGATATATCAGTGACCAGCACTAAGTTAGATTATTAGTGTGTTATGGTCCCCTTTATTAAAGTTGGCAGTTTAGTCATGGGCCTTGTTAAAGTTTGGTATTTGCTTTTTTGGTGACACAAAGTTAGCTTTTTGAAATTGCTAAAGGTATCTTGTTTTGTTGCTAGACACAAGATTGAGGAACCCTTTCGAGAGAATGTCACTGAAACCTCAAGTTTTGCCATATTTTCAATCGATCAAATCTCTGCCTGTTGAATTTAAGTTAGTGGATTCACCTGGAGCTTATTCTTTGGGGGAGATTGAAGGTGCAAATACTAGCAGAACAGAAATGATCCCTGACCATGTTCTTGAGAATGGTGAGTTAGCTGGCAGTGAGATTGGTGAGAAGATTGCCAGGAATGATGATGAATCACCTTATAGTAGTGTGGACATGACACTTGTAGAAGAAGAGGCTTTTGCTAGTGATGGAACTTCAAATTCTGCAGCAGCTCCTTTACGTTCATTGATACCATTCCGTAATGAATCAAAATGGAATGACACTACCTATTATGTCGCAAAGAAGGTAAGTAGTAACTTTATGTAGTTTTCTTTCAATATTCAATATGTAACTCCTGCTTTCATAACTTTTATATGCCAAACATAGTTTCAATCTGTTCTATTATATTTCTTTCCAAATTCAAAGTAAGAATCATCTGATATTGACTGGACGAAGACATAATTTCTCTGGTGCAAGTTTTCGAaaaatcatatcattatcagGCTATTTTAGATCCGTGTAACATCGAAGTATATGATATGAAGCGCTAACTTCTAGAAAGTAAAGAGTTGTTACCAGCGTTAAGGTTTGCACGCTGAAAAGTATTGTTTTCCATCTAATTTTCTCTTCATATAGTTTCTCTTTGTTTGTCATTGTTGCAATGTAAACACTCTTTACATTctaaaaaaattccaaaagaaGTGCAGGTAAATAATTCGGGGATATTAGGTCAAGAaagattagaaaaaaaataatgagcATGTAAAAAACAATTAGTGCCGGCCATCTATTGTTCCTTTAATTGAAGATGATTCGTTCATAACTGTTTAGCTCGGGAATATTTTTCCTCTCCCATGCAACTATGCTCTAGTTTGAGTTGTCAATCTTCGTCTCATTGTTAAAAGAGTATAATGTATATATTGTCAAATTATACCAAAACAATACgcaatatatataggctaaatttgatgaaattttattattgtctaTACTAAGGATAATTTTACATTCATCATCTAATGAATGGTAATTCATTCTTCCAGAAGCTTCAGGCATGGTTTCAACTTCCCAATGAGAAGTGGGAACTGGCAACGATCCTCTCAACATCAGGGAGGGAATCAGTCATATCACTGTCAGGTGAAAAAGTAAGCACACTTCTGATGCTCTTGAAAAAATACTTCTACTTTCGTGaagttaattttcatttttaatcatATAGGTCTTAAAGGTGAATTCTGATAGTCTGACTCCTGCAAATCCTGATATCCTTGATGGCGTAGATGATCTATTGCAACTAAGTTATTTGAATGAACCAGCTGTATTATATAATCTTCAATATCGATATGGTCGAGATATGATTTATGTAAGCTCtatattgataattttatgCTCACTAAGCGTACTATTTATTCCTGAGATCTTGTCGTTTATCTTAAAAATCTGTGGTTCTGTACCTCTCTGTTCTAGACGAAAGCAGGTCCAGTGCTGGTTGCCATTAATCCCTTTAAGAAGGTCCCTTTGTATGGAAGTGATTACATTGAAGCATACAGGTCTAAATCCAATGATAGCCCACATGTCTATGCCATAACAGATACTGCTATACGTGAAATGATAAGAGGTACGTTTATTTTGGGTGCTGCTTCATTATATACATTATAAAATCGAAATTATTCCTAAAACCCTAATTAAAATACTAACTCTGTTTATGTATCCTCCAGATGAAGTCAATCAATCTATTGTTATAAGGTCAGTTGCACAAATCTTCATTTGTCAAAATTTAAGTTCATGCATGTACGGAATTGTCTTATAACTTAACGTTTCTGTTAAAACATTATTTCGTTTTTTATTGCCGTTTTTCTCGAGCATTATATTTTGTGTACTGATTTTAAAATGATCTtgagcatatatatacaatttatttttcattaaattgCTTGTAATGTTCCGTAGACATGTCATCTTCACATGTAATAGGTGATAACTCATTAATACTGAACTAAATAGAATTCACTGACATGCTTCATAATTTTCCATCTATAGAAATACCACACGTTCAGGATACCATTCAAACTAAGATTTTCTAAATTGGATATGGACATCTCTTTGTTAATTCTTTGTGTTCAGTGGTGAAAGCGGAGCAGGAAAAACTGAAACAGCAAAGATAGCAATGCAATATTTAGCTGCACTTGGAGGTGGTAGTGGAATAGAATatgagatattgaaaactaatCCTATTTTGGAGTCCTTTGGTAACGCGAAGACATTAAGGAATGATAATTCAAGTCGTTTTGTGAGTAAAATATTTCTTACACTGATAAAATGATTGGTTTTGGATGTGATGTTGGGCATCTGAGATTGAGCATGCCCAGTGGACATCCAAAGCGGATTTATGTCTTCCGAGTAATTATTTCAAGTAAATTTGTCACAGGGAAAACTAATTGAAATTCACTTCAGTGGAACCGGAAAAATATCGGGTGCCAAGATTCAGACCTGTAAGCTTGCATATTCATGATATTCtacaatgatttttttttccttatcgTTCTACCTGTTATTACTATTCTGAGGCTGACCAAATATCTTATTCTGTCTTTTTTCAATCGTGGATTATGACTGGTAACAGTTTTACTTGAGAAGGTATTTCATATACCTCATGCATTTATTTTGTTCCGGCATTTTTCCTTACAGAAATATTTACTCCATAATTGTTTACTGAACAGTCGAGGGTGGTTCAATGCACGGAGGGAGAAAGGTCATATCACTCATTTTATCAGCTCTGTGCCGGGGCCCCACCTGCTCTTAGAGGTATATCTTGCCACAAGTTCAGTgttttgatctctctgttaccTATTATAGTGTGCTAGCCTTTCAGGTCGATGATCTTTGCATTTATATTGTTACCCTCTATTTACCTTTGCTTCTGCTAGTTTGTACCAAAGGGTTGCTGTATTTGGCTTTTCTATAATCAAAATGGCTATCTCTAGAGGTATATTATAGTAAATTCTAAACTATACAAAAATGAAAGTCAGGAAGTCACCCTCAAACATGGCGCTCTATTACTCATTTGCCAAATGTACTCTACACAATACAGCATATTATTACTTCATACTATAAAgataatttcttaaaaatgtGAAAGTAATTTAAAGGGTTTACAtaatatagaattttttttactgGAAAAATGAAACTTGTTGATGTGGATCAAAACCTAGTTGATGTGATGTATTTTGCAAAAATAGGAACTGAGATTTGAGAGTGATGAATAGTGCACAGTGATGCTTCAagacacaaaaaaattaaagagcTAAGTATAAAAGCTTGTAGACATTATCAACTGGGGCACTCACCTCTTATTTAATACTTTTGACCCAAACTTTGTAGTAGATATATTATTGTATCCTGTGCTCCGCTTAACTTTActtttaaaaatgattgttcATAATCACTCTCTTGTATTACTCATGTACCTAATCGAGTGATAAGAATGAGCACCCCTCATAGTTACTCATTTGTATTATTCATGTAGTGATAAGAATGTGCCCTGTCTCTGAAATTTAGGTTAGTTAATAACTTCATATCCAACATTAAATTTCAATACTTAATGTCCCCAAATAATATCTTAGAAAGTTTGTGCTATAATAAATTCTTGCAATTCAGAAGCTGGGCCAGTTGCTAGCTTCTATGTATAATATGCACGAGATGTAGTCTTTAATATTTCGCTGTTGATGAAAGCCATTTGCAAGTGGTTGAAGGAACTTGTAAACCAAAATAAAAAGGTggttacaataaaaaaaatcagttaCTCATCCAAGAGAATCCCCATAGACATGCCTAGTCTCCATTTAATTGTAAAGATTAATCCATAGCTTCTTCCACCGAATGACTATAATGTATTTCTCTGGAATTGTTACTAAACAATTAATTGAAGGATCAGAGCCGACCCATTATACTCATCACAGCTTTATTTAATGGTTATTATACCATAAGCataaacatttttttgcatttcctGGAATTAGTGATAGATTAATAGTTTCAACTACCGAATGGCTTCGTCATTGTAACTGTGGTCATTTATATTGTAAGAGCAAAGTTGTTTTTTTAGGGGTCAACAGTTATGGAAACTGTTTCAGGTATGTTTGTTATGGGAAATGTTGTCATGATAAGTGTAGTGTGTAGAAATGAAGGTACCAAAAATATCTGATAGCCTTAGAAGTTTTAATGCAGTTTTCATTCAGAAATTTGAATAGTTTCATGTGTGTTATATTCATCTCTGTATGCAATATTTTCAATATAATCTTGCCTATTGTTTTCTATTCCAGAAAAGTTGAATCTCAAGAGTGCATACGAATATAAATATCTGAGCCAAAGCAACTGCTATTCGATCTCTGGGGTGGACGATGCTGAAGAATTTCGTACTGTAGTGGTACtgcaaatttattcttgttttaTAATTAAACACTTTAAGAACTATGATATTAAACATTTTATTTGGAAAAGGGTTGCAAGTGGTTGTAAGAGCTCCACGAGCAGCTGTTAGTTGATTAAAGAAGAAGTGAGTTTATCATATTCAAATATTGTTGTGTGAGCATTATAGAGATGTTTTGATTTTCCAGGAAGCTCTTGATGTTGTTCATGTCAGCAAGGAGGACCAAGAGAGAGTCTTTGCGATGCTTGCTGCGGTGCTGTGGCTAGGGAATGTGTCCTTTACTCCCATTGATAATGAAAACCATGTTGAACCTGTAGCTGATGAAGGTAACAATAATCTGAAAGAACTATATGACATTATGTACTCTAGATTCATTTTGACAACTTATGACATTATGCAAGTCAATTTGACAACTCTAGATTATATCTACCAGCTTCAAAGATTTAGGCTATAATAGTGATTGGAGTGTACTATAATTCCTAAAGAGTAATTTTGGTGCAGCATTATGTACTCAGAGTTGTTTCTATTGCAGACTAGGTAAAGCCTTTTGAGCCCATGAACATAAATCTTCAAGGCAAATAACTAAAACTAAGCAATTTTAACACTGacgcaagttttttttttttttttttgggagttCCAGTAAGTCTAAATTAGCACCCAGGAAAGTTACCCACATTATTACTACTTTTTTGTTTcacacttatatatattatatactacaGGTAGTTAGCTTAATGCATCAGTTCTGTTAGTGACTATATTACTAAATCTAAGTTTTTTGATGTCTGGCAGCAAAGGGCAAAGGATGCTTACCCAAGCTATTTGATAGTTAGGAAAGAATGTCCTTAATTGTCATTTTACAGAAAAGTGACATGGTAACATGTTTAGCTAGTGCGACCACTTAGGTTGTCCATTCCTTTTGTTGCCTGGGATTATATTTACTTTAGATATACTTCTGACATATCAGTTAACATTCTATTTGAACTTCTTTCGATGTTATTCAAGGTTGTATATTGACTTTCTGGTCTCTTGAATGTCTATCAATGGTCGTGTattgaatatttgaatttataggTCTAGTGAATGTTGCTAAACTGATGGAGTGTGATATTGCGGACCTCAAGCTAGCTTTATCGACTCGACATATGAAAGTACGAAATGATAATATTGTTCAGAAGTTAACTCTTTCTCAGGTAAGAATGGAAGATTGACTGTACGGAAGTTGCTCCTTGTAGGCTATGATAATTAGTGATCATCTCTCTTAACTTAAATACATATCTGACAAGGTACTAATCTGTGTGGTAAATCCTTTACACATATTACAGGCCATTGATACAAGAGATGCACTGGCAAAATCGATGTATTCTTGTTTGTTTGATTGGCTAGTAGAACAAATAAACAAGTCACTCGCAGTAGGCAAGCAACGGACTGGAAGATCTATTAGCATTCTTGATATCTATGGCTTTGAATCTTTTGAGGTACGcttgtagtttattttgttATCTTCATGTTTCTTATCATATTTTATGTTGATTATTTCACGGCAAATTGTGTTGTTTTTTACGCAGAAAAATAGTTTTGAACAGTTCTGCATTAATTATGCTAATGAGAGACTGCAGCAACACTTCAACCGTCATTTATTTAAGTTAGAGCAGGAGGTGAATTTCTTCTCTTTAATCGCATAAAcattttatgtttaaaattattagcttataattttattattacccTTTTAATAGTGCAGCAACTTTCTCATTCTATTTTACTGAGAATCAAGTTCGATAATTGATGCATGATATGTTACGTTCAGTCTATCACATTTTGGCAgtgcttaatatttttttgctaaatgggcACTTTATGTCATGGATCACACTGGTGCATCACTGTCATTCTACTCATCAGATCTTTACATTGCATGAGGTTGTGTTATATCGAGTTGAAAATATGTTATGTTTCAGGAGTATATCCAAGACGGTATCGACTGGGccaaagtggattttgaagacaACCAAGATTGTCTCAATCTTTTCGAGAAGGTGCTTACCGACAATCTTTCTACTGTTACACATCCATGTTCTTAGTTGTAAATATCGCCATGAGTTTGAAATGACTGAGTTAGTTCTATAATGTAATTCAAAATAACTAGTCTAGAAACCAGTTAATGTTCATGATTTTCCAAAGCTAATTTGTACTCTGTCGAAATCAGCTCATATGCTCTTGGATGATTCGTAAAACTGTGTCATGGATTGATAAGAACTTCTCTAACATTACAACTTAGGTTTCTTAGTATTTTGTGAAAGTTGAAGCTATATCTTACTGCTGTGCCTACATACTTATTTTTACTATTTACACTATAAATCTGTTCTGTCCTACTCACGTCCACTTCAATAAATggataatttatttcaaatactaTGTCTTTCACCTGCTTCTTTCTACAGACTAATTGTAACTAAGTTTTGCAATATTTTCTCGACTTGCTGCAGAAACCACTGGGGTTATTATCTCTATTAGATGAGGAGTCCACATTTCCGAATGGTACAGATTTGTCATTTGCCAATAAGCTTAAGCAGCACCTGAATCCTAATTCTTGTTTTAAGGGAGAACGAGAAAATGCTTTTACTGTCGGCCACTATGCAGGCGAAGTATGTACTTAAATACTGATATAACCTTATCTTTTCTGACTTCTCTTTCTACAGCTTTTATTGGAGAACACAATAGTTGCCAAGTAACCTGGTCCATATTTTGAAAAGATAATGTTCGTTTGCAGGGATTCATATTTGCACGTACACAATGCCAACTGTCTTGTAgaatatatattcaataaaGCTGCACCGGAAAATAGTGCCCACATTGATATGTATTTTGAGTTTTTAATTCATGTAATATATCCAAGTAATCCTACAATCTAAAGATTTGAGTTGAAAAACTTTAGTACTGTGGCCCATTCATTAATCCTCATGTACCAGTTGTTCACATAGTAGATTACGTTGTCTCCAGTCAAATATCATAGAATTCTCTCAACTGGAAATTGGTAGATAAAGCCACAATCCCTTAGTGTTCTTTATCCTGACGGTTCACTATCTCTGCTTCGC is a window from the Daucus carota subsp. sativus chromosome 8, DH1 v3.0, whole genome shotgun sequence genome containing:
- the LOC108199438 gene encoding myosin-1 codes for the protein MSLKPQVLPYFQSIKSLPVEFKLVDSPGAYSLGEIEGANTSRTEMIPDHVLENGELAGSEIGEKIARNDDESPYSSVDMTLVEEEAFASDGTSNSAAAPLRSLIPFRNESKWNDTTYYVAKKKLQAWFQLPNEKWELATILSTSGRESVISLSGEKVLKVNSDSLTPANPDILDGVDDLLQLSYLNEPAVLYNLQYRYGRDMIYTKAGPVLVAINPFKKVPLYGSDYIEAYRSKSNDSPHVYAITDTAIREMIRDEVNQSIVISGESGAGKTETAKIAMQYLAALGGGSGIEYEILKTNPILESFGNAKTLRNDNSSRFGKLIEIHFSGTGKISGAKIQTFLLEKSRVVQCTEGERSYHSFYQLCAGAPPALREKLNLKSAYEYKYLSQSNCYSISGVDDAEEFRTVVEALDVVHVSKEDQERVFAMLAAVLWLGNVSFTPIDNENHVEPVADEGLVNVAKLMECDIADLKLALSTRHMKVRNDNIVQKLTLSQAIDTRDALAKSMYSCLFDWLVEQINKSLAVGKQRTGRSISILDIYGFESFEKNSFEQFCINYANERLQQHFNRHLFKLEQEEYIQDGIDWAKVDFEDNQDCLNLFEKKPLGLLSLLDEESTFPNGTDLSFANKLKQHLNPNSCFKGERENAFTVGHYAGEVMYDTTGFLEKNRDLLHLDSIQLLSSCACHLPKSFASNLCTQSEKPVVGALHKSGGADFQKLSVVSKFKGQLFQLMQRLENTTPHFIRCIKPNNFQSPGLYEQGLVLQQLRCCGVLEVVRISRSGFPTRITHQKFARRYGFLLLDSMASQDPLGVSVSILHQFSIPPEMYQVGYTKLFFRTGQIGVLEDTRNRTLRGILHVQSWFKGYQARREFREMRRVVTNLQSFVMGERTRKNFSSLLRQHRAAVIIQKQFKGRTGKKYYKDIYDASILLQSGIRGWLVRRCSGNIGLLQFDAKKSHEPEEVLVKSSFLAELQRRVLKAESALRVKDEENDILHQRLQQYENRWSEYEGKMKSMEEVWQKQMRSLQSSLSIAKKSLALDESARNSDASVNDDRDSSWDTGSNFRSRDSNGVRSMNTGLSVISKLAEEFDQRCQVFGDDAKFLVEVKSGQVDATLDPDRELRRLKQIFEGWKKDYGERLRETKLILNKLGNDEGSGDKMKKKWWGRLNSSKIN